From Acetobacter oryzoeni:
AATAACAATGCTGCCTTTTGGAAGAAGGCATGATCTCATTGTGTCAGCACCAAATTCTGACAGGGTTCTTTCTGTATTGATAATATATTTTCTATTTTCAAGATCTGGAATTGTTATAAACGGATAAGGTCCGCAGAAGTTTTCGGGGCACTTTGTGCTTGGAGTTTTTCCCGTTATAATCTTTCCGAGATTAGAGATTTTTACATTCAACACAGAGATTCTCGATAAATCTAAAATTTTAAAGAATAAGTTTTAATTTTAACTTGGAAAATTTCATCAGTCAAAAACCAGTCCAGTATATCCACTTTCCACGGCAGTTCTGCCTCAGAGAAAGCTTCTTCCAGTCGTGCCCGCGTCTCCAAAGGCAAAGATTTATCACCCATAATCGCCAGATCATGGTCAGAAAACGGTTTGGCCTTGCCTGTCACACGCGAGCCAAACGCCCGGACTTCACGGTCGGGTACAATCTCGTTGAGTATCTGCAGCACAATGGCCCGCTCTTTGGGCGTGATGTCAATCTGCCCTGTCACGCTATGCGTTCTTTCAGCGTTGCCAGCAGAAACTCGGCTTCTGCTATAAAGTCTGGAATGGTGGCGACAACCTGTTTGGCCGTGGCCTCGTTGTAAGTATGGCTGGTCAGGTTGCGCATTTTGCGGAATACGCTCCATTGGGGCCATGCGCTTTTGAGCAGTCCAGCCTCATTGGCGGAGCGGATCATGTCCGGAAAGCCCATGCGGTCATATTCGTCGGGGGAGGCTGAATTGGCTTCCAGAAAGCGTTTCAGGGTCTTGTGGCTGAGTTCATAGGTCAACTCGAAACGCTGGATCAGACCGTCCCGCAGCTGCTCATCATCTGGCTGAGCAAGATGGCGGGTCCAGCCTTCCTTCAGCCGGTCAAGTGCGCATTTCAGAGGGGTGAGATAGAGCATCATGCACTCTCCTTCTGCACAATCAACTTCAGGGAGGCAGTAATTTTAGTGTTCAGTTCTTCAGCTTGGCCAAACTGCTCTTTCAGGGTCTTCTCAAGGGCCGCAAAGCGTTCGGTAAACGGTAAGCTGTCTTCTTCGGTTTCCTCTGCTCCCACGTAGCGGCCCGGTGTCAGCACAAAACCGTGCTGTTCCACCTCTTCCAGCGTGGCAGATTTGCAGAAGCCCGGAATGTCTTCATATGTGCCTGCGTTTTTTTCTCCACGCCATGCGTGGTAGGTGTCGGCGATACGGGCCACGTCCTCGTCTGTCAGTTCCCGGCGGGTGCGGTCCACAAGCTTGCCCAGCTTGCGGGCGTCAATAAACAGGATTTCCCCGCGCCGGTCTCGCCAGCCTTTTTGCTTCTTGGTGCGGGTGAGAAACCACAGGCAGGCGGGAATCTGGGTAGAATAAAAAAGCTGACCCGGCAGGGCTACCATGCAGTCCACCACATCGGCTTTCACCATTCGGCGGCGGATTTCGCCCTCGCTATTCTGGTTAGAGGACATGGAGCCATTGGCCAGCACCACGCCAGCGGTACCATCAGGGGCCAGATGCCATAGGATATGCTGAAGCCACGCATAGTTGGCATTGCCCGCAGGCGGCTTGCCATACTGCCAGCGCGGATCTTCCTCCAGCGAGGCATTCCACCAGTCCGACACGTTAAACGGCGGATTAGCCAGAATATAGTCAAAGCGCAGGTCTTTCAGCTCATCGCGTAGAAAGCTGCCCTCATTGTTCCAGTGAATGTCCGCGCCAATACCCCGCACGGCAAGGTTCATACGGGCCAGACGCCAAGTGGTGTGGTTGCTCTCCTGCCCATAAATGGCAATATCACCCAGCTTACCGCCATGGGTTTCCACAAAGCGTTCGGACTGCACGAACATACCACCAGACCCACAGCAGGGGTCGTATACCCGGCCCTTATAGGGTTCAAGCATGGAAACCAGCGTGCGCACCACGCTGGAAGGCGTGTAGAACTCACCCCCACGCTTGCCTTCGGCTCCGGCAAAACCACCAAGGAAGTATTCATACACCCGGCCCAGCACGTCTCGTGCCTTATCGTCCGTATCGCCCATGCCGATATCGGAGATCAGGTCGATCAGCTCACCCAGCATGACGGTATCAAGGGCAGGGCGTCCGTAATCCTTGGGTAGCACGCCTTTGAGCTGTTCCGGGTTGGCTTTCTCGATGGCCAGCATGGCCTCATCAATCATCTTGCCAATATTTGGCGAGCGGGCATTGTCCTTGAGATGAGACCACCGAGCCGTCTCCGGCACCCAGAAGATATTTTCGGCCAAATATTCGTCAGGATCTTCCGCTGCTGCCGGGTCTTCCAGCATCAGTTTGGCATGCCGGGCTTCAAACGCAGTGGAGATGTAGCGTAGGAAGATCAGGCCAAGGGCCACATGTTTGTAATCTGAGGGTTCAAGGTTCTTGCGCAGCTTGTCAGCCGCCAGAAACATCTGCTGTTCAAAGCCCAGCGTCGCGGTCGCTGCCTTGGCCTTGCGTGCTTTGGTAGTTTTCTTAGGAGCAGAGGCATCATCAGGGTTTTTACGTGGACGACCGCGTGGCATGAAACTAAAGCCTTAATATGACAATAAATTAGCGCCGCATTTTGGCCTATTCTAGCCGTTTGGTCGAGTAGGAAGGGCGGGATTGTGGGTTTCCGTTACAAGGTAACCGCCGAAGTCCACGTACTGATCGTATTGATAGCAAACTTATCGGCGAACATGGAACAGATCTTGTAAATGCTCTCAAATTCTATTGCTCCTGAAATCAACTTGCGGAGAAAAGCTGAACTCCATTGATACGATAAATGAGACAGATAAGCGGTCTCGTAATGGTGCAATATTCAACGGTGAGCTTCTATTTAATTTACTCTATAAAGCCATTAACTTCAAAAAACGTGTTTTTTCGAAAATTGCACCCCTTCCCCATATCTACTTGCGATAATTCCACTTATCGCAAGTAGGCGGGCGCACGGAAAAGCAAGGGTTTGTCGAAAACCCTTAATTAGGAGAATCCCCGTTTCCGCGCCGGTTGAGCACCGAAAAAACAACCTTAATTAGGTGAAAAAATTCCTTAATTAGGTTACACACCAAATGGTGCACTGATGATCTGTCGTCCCCATGATCTTACTTTTGGATGCAGCCACATCACATAAGTCTCTGGCGTGAGTGGTTCACAGGCAACCTGACATTCTGAAGGATCCCAGAAAACCCTGTCTTCAAAAAACTGATGATCGGACAATACTACCGAAGCCAGCATGATGATGCCGGTTGCCAGCGAAGTTGGCAGCATGGCCGGCGTATAATGGAAAGCGGCTTTCCAGTCTGACTGCTCCAGCATCCAGTAAAGCGGCGGTTGAGGTCTCGGGAGATAATCAATCGTGATCAGGGTAATCAGCGTAAGCTCTTCAATAATTGTCGTCAGACGACGTTCCCTGCTGACTCCACGCCATTGTGCGCGAAGTGTCTGCCCGACAAGACTGCGACAGAGATCAATGCTTAGAGCGTTCACGCACCGGGAGATTGTTCTGTCTATCGTCAGACCCCAGGGAAGCTGATCATCTAATGCATCCCCCCACAAATTGATTTTATCACCTTTGACGGCGCACAGCGGCTGTACCCGACCTTTGTCACTGAGAAAAAGACACCCCTTGCCTATTTTATTGCACCGTGGACAGGCTTCTTCCAGAACTCGCCGATGACGTTCACAGGTCACCGTCGCTCCCGTTCGCCATGATCGCCGCTCCCAAGGCTCATCTCCCTCTAGCAGAGCTTCCCGTACACACTCTCGACACCAGACATGATGATCTCGAACCCAAAGACGCCTTTGTGGCATTCCACAGCGCATTGTCCTGATTGAACGTTGTGACAGGCCGGTCATGAGTGCAAGAGCACAGTCCGCCTGAGGCAACAGGTAGCAGTCCAGTTCTCGCGCTCCTCGGAGAGGGTATCCGGCATGAAGAGCAAGATGGTCAGCATGGAGATCGTAGCGGGCGGCTAATCTGGATAGCCATGAGGAAAACGCCTCTGCCCTGTGTGGAAATGGGACGAGCGGAAGGGATGACGGTGCCCCCTCTTTACCCACGACGGGATTTCCGTCGATGTCCTCCCATTATTACAGGCGCTTCAATACCATCCCATACCTCTTCATGCTCAAAAGCCTGATAATCAAGACGCTCGGTGCCTGAACGAATAGCTCTGATTGCAGCACGTTCAATCGCCTTGCATGTCCCCAGAGTAATGCCTCCTGTGCGCCCAACCAGCATCTGCATTAACCGCCGGGAGTCAACTGGAGATGGCTCTCGCAAAGGCAGGCTCCAGACCAATCTTGTTACAAAATGACTGAAATCGTCACCATTTTCCCATGTTGGTAATTCCAGATTCATAAAACGATTTCGTAACTGGTCATCAGACAGCAGAGCATGCCGTGTTTCCGGCACACCGATCCCTATCAGAGCAACCCGCAATTCGTTCGACAACCAGCGCAGCAATTGCAGAAACAGTCGTTGCTGGCGGGCCGTACCTGCCAAAACAGAATTCAACTCGTCAATGACGATGACTTTGGCCTGCACCTCGGTCAACACGCGCAGAACCGTTGACTCACGTGGTGCTGTTGTCTCGAAATTGTCGATTGCAGGAACGCCGATTGCTTTGAGCAGCTGCGAAAAAAAGCGAGGCCCTGTTGGGTCATGTGGCATCAGCATGACGACGATGGGATGTAGACGGCACGTCCCGTTGTTCTCAAGTCTGACAGTGTGAGTGCGTTCAAATTTTCTGACGAGCGTCGTTTTCCCCATACCGCTCTGACCGATCAGAAGCATATTTTCCATACGCTCTGAACGTGGCTGGACATAAATCTCGTTGAGGCGCCTCAGTACACGATCAGCGTGTGGATAATCCACCCAACGCTTGGCGCGGATGTGGCGGATCCTCTCTTCGTTCCCCAATGCAGCAAGTGGTCTCACGTCTTCTGGGAGATGCGACCATTCTGCACGGCACATGATTACCAGATCTCCACACCGCTATGAGCGCCTGGAGGCGGCATCGGGATGCGGTCGACATCGTCTTCTGCTTTTCCCGCAGGAAATTGACTTTGGTTCGGTTCTGACGGGCTATCAGCGCACCTCTGGGCGATTTCACGACGGACAACATTTCTGCGTGCCTTGCGGCTCTGACCACGAGCTTCGTCGAGAATTGCCCGTTGCTCCCGGATGGCGGCGAAGATTGAGGTTTCATCTACACTGCGACGTCCCTCATCTTTCAGACACCGGACCGCATTACGATGTTCCCACAGAGTAATAGGTTCCCGACGCAAATCTGCGTAAGGAACCCTGACATGGTCGCCGTCTGGCAGTTCGACATAAACAGACGAGAGATTACGGGGATCGTATTTCACTCGCAGACGCGTATCGGGACGTCCAAGCAGATGTGCAAGACCTCCATCCTGGTATTGGATATTGAATAACCGAACACCATCGCGTCGTATCACCCGTATTTCGTAGGGAAGAAAATCAAGAAGAAAGGCCTGGGAATCCAAAGGATGTCGGAAAACAGCTGTTTCGATGCTTGACGTCCATTTTGCTATAGGAGGCTGACCAAGGCCGCGATGAATTTCATTATGATACGGACCAAGCACTTCCAGCGCCAATATGCGTTCGAACTCCCGAAATGACAGACATGCACGCTCTTCAGAGCGGTAATTCCCTCTCTCCACAACATTCGAAAATGTGGTGCCTGGCAATGCTTGAATGCGGTGCATCAGCGTGCCCATCAAGGGGTCGTTTGCGGGAGGGGGCGAAATCCTACGCTAAGGATTTAGGCCAGCGATATTCGCCGGTGAGGTTGATGTGTTCCCATCCCAGCGGTGAGACATGGGCGAGGAGATCAGGCGGGATGATGATGCCGTCCACGGCGCGTCTGTCCACGACCTCCCCGAGTTTCATGGTGTTCCAGAAGATGATGATGGCGGCGAGCAGGTTCATGCCGGCAATACGATAGTGCTGCCCTTCGCCTGAGCGGTCGCGTATCTCACCTCGACGATGGAAGCTGATGGCGCGCTTGAGGGCATGATGGGCCTCGCCCTTGTTGAGACCGATCTGAGCCTGGCGCTGGAGACCGGCGTCGAGAATCCAGTCGATCATGAACAGGGTGCGCTCGATGCGACCGATCTCCCGCAATGCGAGGGCCAGCTCATTCTGGCGCGGGTAGGAAGCGAGCTTGCGAAGAATCTGGCTGGGGGCGACGATGCCCGCTGCGATCGTTGCCGTGACGCGCAGGATGTCGGGCCAGTTGCGCTCGATGAGCGGTTCATTGATTTTGCCGCCAACCAGCGCTCGCACATTGGCGGGCGTCGCGTTGGGCGTGAAGGCATAGAGTCTTTTCTGAGAGAGATCTCGGATACGCGGTGCGAACCTGTAGCCGAGCAAGGAGCTGGCGGCGAACACATGATCGGTAAAGCCACCCGTGTCGGCAAAATGCTGGCGGACGCGGCGGCCTGCGTCATTCATGAGCAGCCCATCGAGTATATAAGGTGCCTCGCTGACCGTTGCTGGGATGACCTGGGTAGCGAAGGGTGCATATTGATCGGACACATGGCTGTATCCCTTGAGGCCTGGGACGTTGCCATATTTCGCGTTGATCAGATTCATCGCTTCGCCCTGCTCGGTAGCAAGGAAGAACTGCCCGTCGCTGGATGCGGATTTCCCTTGTCCCCAGAAGGCGGACATAGGCAGAGCGGCATGGGCTTCCACGATCATGGCGAGCGCCCGATCATAGGCGCTGCCTTCGACATGCCAGCGTGCGATCCGCAGCAATTCCCAGAAGCTGTGCGTATTGGTCGCCGCTGCCATCTTGCGTAGACCAAGATTGACGCCTTCCGCCAACAACACGTTCATCAGGCCGATATGGTCGCGGCAAGGCACGCCAGTGCGCAGATGCGTGAAAGCCTCGGAGAATCCGGTTCGCTCATCGACTTCCAGCAACAAATCGGTGATCCTCGTGGACGGGAGCTGTTGATAGAGATCGAGTACGAGATCCTCAGTGCCTTCGGGTGTGTCAGCCTTCAGCTTGTCGATGTGCAGCTTGCCGTTCTCGATGATGCCGCCTGGGATCGTACCGGTTCGCGCCGCGCGGCCAAGCGCCTTCAGTTGTGTATCCAGTCGAGCCCTGCGCTCGGCAAGCCATTCGCCGGGTTGCAGCGGCACAGCGAACCGCGCGGTCTGCTCTATCGCCTGTGGCGGGACCAGGATCTGCTTGAGGTCGCCATAGCGGCGCGATTTTGCCAGCCATATATCGCCGGACCGGAAAGCGTCGCGGATATGGAACAGCACCGCGATTTCCCAAAGTCGGTAGTCGCCGGCGGGCGCAGCGCGAAGATGGCGATGCCATTTGGAGTTGGGACGTAGAAAATCCATAGGAGGATCGGATTTGATCCCGCTCTGTAGCAGCGCGATAGCCGTCAGAAGAGGCTTGGCAATCGGCGCCGCCTGCATGTCGAGCAGGCGCAGCATCCTGGGCGCATAGAGGCGGAAGCGATGATAGCCGTCCAGCACACGGCTGAGCGGGTCGGCAGCGAGCACATTGGTCAACGCAGAGGCCGTGGCGACAAGGGTTCTGAACCGTTCCCAGCCTGGACCGGTGGTGATTATCCCGTCCAGGGATGCGCCATCGTCCTGCGCTCCAAGCAAAGCACCACCGATTT
This genomic window contains:
- a CDS encoding nucleotidyltransferase domain-containing protein gives rise to the protein MTGQIDITPKERAIVLQILNEIVPDREVRAFGSRVTGKAKPFSDHDLAIMGDKSLPLETRARLEEAFSEAELPWKVDILDWFLTDEIFQVKIKTYSLKF
- a CDS encoding Tn3 family transposase, translating into MPRRVTLTDRQREALFHLPVDQGDLLRHYTLSDEDLGHIRQRRRAHNRFGFALQLCVLRYPGRVLTPGELIPAQVSDFIAAQLGLSRDDLLLYAAREETRHEHLADLRRIYGYRSFSGRGARDLRDWIAREAEAATSNEDLARRFVAECRRTRTILPGFSTIERLCADALVKAERRIEDRIAHRITPALSENLAHLLENTVDGRITRFVWLRQFEVGANSAAANRLMDRLEYLHKFDLPADLLDGVPAHRVTRLRRQGERYYADGMRDLPEGRRLAILAVCTMEWRSSLADVIVETHDRIVGRLYRVSERLCSTKIADEKAAVRDTLKSFAEIGGALLGAQDDGASLDGIITTGPGWERFRTLVATASALTNVLAADPLSRVLDGYHRFRLYAPRMLRLLDMQAAPIAKPLLTAIALLQSGIKSDPPMDFLRPNSKWHRHLRAAPAGDYRLWEIAVLFHIRDAFRSGDIWLAKSRRYGDLKQILVPPQAIEQTARFAVPLQPGEWLAERRARLDTQLKALGRAARTGTIPGGIIENGKLHIDKLKADTPEGTEDLVLDLYQQLPSTRITDLLLEVDERTGFSEAFTHLRTGVPCRDHIGLMNVLLAEGVNLGLRKMAAATNTHSFWELLRIARWHVEGSAYDRALAMIVEAHAALPMSAFWGQGKSASSDGQFFLATEQGEAMNLINAKYGNVPGLKGYSHVSDQYAPFATQVIPATVSEAPYILDGLLMNDAGRRVRQHFADTGGFTDHVFAASSLLGYRFAPRIRDLSQKRLYAFTPNATPANVRALVGGKINEPLIERNWPDILRVTATIAAGIVAPSQILRKLASYPRQNELALALREIGRIERTLFMIDWILDAGLQRQAQIGLNKGEAHHALKRAISFHRRGEIRDRSGEGQHYRIAGMNLLAAIIIFWNTMKLGEVVDRRAVDGIIIPPDLLAHVSPLGWEHINLTGEYRWPKSLA
- a CDS encoding Mu transposase C-terminal domain-containing protein, with amino-acid sequence MGTLMHRIQALPGTTFSNVVERGNYRSEERACLSFREFERILALEVLGPYHNEIHRGLGQPPIAKWTSSIETAVFRHPLDSQAFLLDFLPYEIRVIRRDGVRLFNIQYQDGGLAHLLGRPDTRLRVKYDPRNLSSVYVELPDGDHVRVPYADLRREPITLWEHRNAVRCLKDEGRRSVDETSIFAAIREQRAILDEARGQSRKARRNVVRREIAQRCADSPSEPNQSQFPAGKAEDDVDRIPMPPPGAHSGVEIW
- a CDS encoding class I SAM-dependent DNA methyltransferase — encoded protein: MPRGRPRKNPDDASAPKKTTKARKAKAATATLGFEQQMFLAADKLRKNLEPSDYKHVALGLIFLRYISTAFEARHAKLMLEDPAAAEDPDEYLAENIFWVPETARWSHLKDNARSPNIGKMIDEAMLAIEKANPEQLKGVLPKDYGRPALDTVMLGELIDLISDIGMGDTDDKARDVLGRVYEYFLGGFAGAEGKRGGEFYTPSSVVRTLVSMLEPYKGRVYDPCCGSGGMFVQSERFVETHGGKLGDIAIYGQESNHTTWRLARMNLAVRGIGADIHWNNEGSFLRDELKDLRFDYILANPPFNVSDWWNASLEEDPRWQYGKPPAGNANYAWLQHILWHLAPDGTAGVVLANGSMSSNQNSEGEIRRRMVKADVVDCMVALPGQLFYSTQIPACLWFLTRTKKQKGWRDRRGEILFIDARKLGKLVDRTRRELTDEDVARIADTYHAWRGEKNAGTYEDIPGFCKSATLEEVEQHGFVLTPGRYVGAEETEEDSLPFTERFAALEKTLKEQFGQAEELNTKITASLKLIVQKESA
- a CDS encoding HI0074 family nucleotidyltransferase substrate-binding subunit; amino-acid sequence: MLYLTPLKCALDRLKEGWTRHLAQPDDEQLRDGLIQRFELTYELSHKTLKRFLEANSASPDEYDRMGFPDMIRSANEAGLLKSAWPQWSVFRKMRNLTSHTYNEATAKQVVATIPDFIAEAEFLLATLKERIA
- a CDS encoding TniB family NTP-binding protein, translating into MCRAEWSHLPEDVRPLAALGNEERIRHIRAKRWVDYPHADRVLRRLNEIYVQPRSERMENMLLIGQSGMGKTTLVRKFERTHTVRLENNGTCRLHPIVVMLMPHDPTGPRFFSQLLKAIGVPAIDNFETTAPRESTVLRVLTEVQAKVIVIDELNSVLAGTARQQRLFLQLLRWLSNELRVALIGIGVPETRHALLSDDQLRNRFMNLELPTWENGDDFSHFVTRLVWSLPLREPSPVDSRRLMQMLVGRTGGITLGTCKAIERAAIRAIRSGTERLDYQAFEHEEVWDGIEAPVIMGGHRRKSRRG